In the Alkaliphilus oremlandii OhILAs genome, one interval contains:
- a CDS encoding sulfide/dihydroorotate dehydrogenase-like FAD/NAD-binding protein: MGLNRWKCIDAGSEYCPCYLAEENNCITCTQLQGKSYCDCNWMGVCIYNDFCFFNNKRKDTRLSQEVAILTKEVMDNTMVLSLKVHKHLARLLKQPGSYIFVRNKFSDYYFDIPISIMDSDEKTATIVVAIEVRGIKSQKIMNAGDHLIIRGPYWNGIFGLEHLKTTEESKCLVIARGIAQAPTIPAIRQLLKNKNDLDIIVNKRAGEHNYISDYFNLESIKEIDMVSDEVAIFCRDLMEKNKYDLVFIGGSDTLQNKIIRNIEKPQNTKIVTTNNNVICCGEGICGACAQKDEFGIWIRTCKAQKVE; encoded by the coding sequence ATGGGACTAAACAGATGGAAATGTATTGATGCAGGAAGTGAATACTGCCCTTGTTATTTAGCTGAAGAGAATAATTGTATTACATGTACACAACTACAGGGAAAAAGTTATTGTGATTGTAATTGGATGGGCGTTTGCATATATAATGACTTCTGTTTTTTTAATAATAAGAGAAAGGATACTCGTTTATCTCAAGAGGTAGCCATATTAACTAAAGAAGTTATGGATAATACCATGGTTTTATCGTTGAAGGTTCATAAACATTTAGCTCGATTATTAAAGCAACCGGGATCCTATATTTTCGTAAGAAATAAATTTAGTGATTATTACTTTGACATTCCAATATCGATTATGGATTCTGATGAAAAAACCGCTACCATAGTTGTTGCTATAGAAGTACGAGGCATTAAAAGTCAAAAAATTATGAATGCGGGAGATCATCTGATTATAAGAGGTCCTTATTGGAATGGCATATTTGGCCTTGAGCATCTTAAAACAACGGAGGAGAGCAAGTGCTTAGTGATTGCGAGGGGAATCGCCCAAGCACCTACTATTCCAGCGATAAGACAGTTACTTAAAAACAAAAATGATTTAGATATTATCGTGAACAAGAGAGCTGGTGAGCATAATTATATAAGTGATTATTTTAATTTAGAATCTATAAAAGAAATCGATATGGTATCGGATGAAGTTGCTATTTTTTGCAGAGATTTAATGGAGAAAAATAAATATGATTTAGTATTTATAGGAGGCTCCGATACATTACAAAACAAAATCATAAGGAATATAGAAAAACCACAGAATACGAAAATAGTAACGACAAATAATAATGTGATATGCTGTGGTGAAGGAATTTGCGGCGCTTGTGCCCAGAAAGATGAATTTGGAATATGGATTAGAACTTGCAAAGCTCAAAAAGTAGAATAG